A region of Clostridium acetobutylicum ATCC 824 DNA encodes the following proteins:
- a CDS encoding metal-dependent hydrolase: MTGKTHISIGLMSSAAVLSVNNPTPENIAVGLAVGVLGALMPDIDTSRSKVSYNLRKIVVYAALVIVGAYILMANFYPEVEKTNLFLKNMGVYKLKDYIPYNLKLSNAGLLIIVGCIIFSKFTKHRSFSHSILGLILFTVGVKLLLGNIFIYFAVGFISHMVADTFTNSGIEVFYPIKKKISLKLVHTGSMLDHFTGGLAFIVFLAIILKIK; the protein is encoded by the coding sequence GTGACAGGAAAAACTCATATTAGTATAGGCTTGATGTCTTCTGCAGCAGTTCTTTCAGTAAATAATCCAACGCCTGAAAATATAGCGGTGGGTCTAGCAGTTGGAGTTTTAGGAGCGTTAATGCCAGATATAGATACAAGCAGAAGCAAAGTTAGCTATAATTTACGAAAGATAGTAGTGTATGCTGCACTAGTTATAGTAGGTGCGTATATTTTAATGGCTAATTTTTATCCTGAAGTTGAAAAGACTAATTTATTTCTTAAAAATATGGGAGTATATAAACTTAAAGATTATATTCCTTATAATTTGAAACTTTCAAATGCAGGATTATTAATTATTGTAGGATGTATTATATTTTCTAAGTTTACAAAACACAGGAGCTTTTCACATAGTATATTAGGTCTCATATTGTTTACGGTGGGAGTTAAGTTATTACTAGGAAATATATTTATTTATTTTGCTGTAGGTTTTATATCCCATATGGTGGCAGATACCTTTACAAATAGTGGAATAGAAGTTTTTTACCCAATCAAAAAAAAGATATCCTTAAAGCTTGTTCATACAGGATCTATGTTAGATCACTTTACAGGTGGATTAGCTTTTATAGTTTTTTTAGCTATAATTTTGAAAATAAAATAA
- a CDS encoding ROK family protein, which yields MKKYIGFDIGGTRVKHAVIYDNGEIKVKGAYDTNYKCRNKFIEDILKVIKIYKLKYDISGIGISMPGFVNPCTGHTEKAGAIEVMHNQNLKEILHDNIELPIEIDNDANCAALAERYSGNAVNCNDYVLMTVGTGIGGAIITDGKLLYGHNFRGGEIGFMTITEDTDGVKTISENCSTRGLLEEYKKYKNIDKEASVDGREVFEAAREDKELSKIIDAWFERLSRAVFNLAVILNPEKILIGGGISERKDFVENILNHLEKNKYWEDLKVEVSACKHRNDAGIIGSVYKFLS from the coding sequence GTGAAGAAGTATATAGGATTTGATATTGGTGGAACAAGGGTTAAGCATGCTGTTATATATGATAATGGAGAAATAAAGGTAAAAGGTGCCTATGATACAAACTATAAATGTAGAAATAAATTCATAGAAGATATTTTAAAAGTCATTAAAATCTATAAATTAAAGTATGATATTTCAGGAATAGGAATAAGTATGCCTGGTTTTGTAAATCCTTGCACAGGGCATACAGAAAAAGCGGGTGCTATTGAAGTTATGCATAACCAAAATTTGAAAGAGATTCTTCATGATAATATAGAACTTCCAATAGAAATAGATAACGATGCAAATTGTGCTGCCTTAGCAGAAAGGTACAGCGGAAATGCAGTGAATTGTAATGATTATGTTCTGATGACCGTTGGAACTGGTATTGGGGGTGCTATAATTACAGATGGAAAATTATTGTATGGCCATAACTTTAGAGGTGGAGAAATAGGATTTATGACAATAACAGAAGATACAGATGGGGTTAAGACAATAAGTGAAAATTGTTCAACAAGAGGTCTTTTAGAGGAATATAAAAAATATAAGAACATAGATAAAGAGGCTTCAGTAGATGGGAGAGAAGTTTTTGAGGCGGCAAGAGAGGATAAAGAACTTAGTAAGATAATTGATGCTTGGTTTGAAAGGTTATCACGTGCTGTATTTAATCTTGCAGTTATTTTAAATCCGGAGAAAATACTAATTGGAGGAGGAATAAGTGAAAGGAAGGACTTTGTTGAAAATATATTAAATCACTTAGAGAAAAACAAGTATTGGGAAGATTTAAAGGTAGAAGTAAGCGCATGTAAACACAGAAATGATGCTGGCATTATAGGTTCTGTCTATAAGTTTTTATCATAA
- a CDS encoding glycoside hydrolase family 1 protein, translating into MLSEFPKNFLWGASSAAYQVEGAWKEDGKGESVWDNFSKIPGKTFEGTNGDVAVDHYHRFKEDVALMAEMGLKAYRFSVSWSRIYPKGRGKVNLKGLEFYKNLVDELLKYNIEPVLTLYHWDLPQALQDLYGGFESRNVISDFENYCITLFKNFKDKVKYWITFNEQNVFTNLGYRCAVHPPGIKDIKKYYLANHIVNLANASAIKAFRKYVPNGKIGPSFGMGPVYSFDCKPENVLAGDEAEEYFNHWWLDVYCFGKYPTITLNRLEKLKVMPEITKEDLQLLREAKPDFIGLNYYHGGTVMANDNVIRENLDKKDPYLVENSEEDKGFKYISNPFLKKTEWNWEIDPQGLRIALRRLTNRYNLPILITENGIGAVDRLEEDERINDDYRIEYLKAHVLACKEAIDDGVQLIGYLPWSFTDLLSWLNGYKKRYGFVYINRDEHSQKDLRRIKKKSFYWYKDVIEKNSDNIYGR; encoded by the coding sequence ATGTTAAGTGAATTTCCAAAGAATTTTTTGTGGGGAGCATCTTCAGCAGCCTACCAGGTTGAAGGGGCTTGGAAAGAAGATGGAAAAGGAGAATCTGTATGGGATAACTTTTCTAAGATTCCTGGAAAAACTTTTGAGGGCACAAATGGAGATGTTGCAGTAGATCATTATCATAGGTTTAAGGAAGATGTTGCGTTAATGGCAGAAATGGGGCTTAAGGCCTATAGATTTTCTGTGTCTTGGTCAAGAATATATCCTAAAGGAAGAGGAAAAGTAAATTTAAAGGGTTTAGAATTTTATAAAAATTTAGTAGATGAATTACTTAAGTATAATATTGAACCAGTTCTTACGTTATATCATTGGGATTTACCACAGGCGCTTCAGGATTTATACGGAGGTTTTGAATCAAGAAATGTAATATCTGATTTTGAAAACTACTGTATAACCTTATTTAAGAACTTTAAGGATAAGGTTAAATACTGGATAACCTTTAATGAACAAAATGTATTTACAAACCTAGGGTACAGATGTGCTGTTCATCCACCAGGTATTAAAGATATAAAAAAATACTATTTAGCAAATCATATTGTTAATTTGGCCAATGCTTCAGCAATAAAAGCATTTAGAAAATATGTTCCAAATGGAAAGATAGGACCAAGTTTTGGAATGGGACCAGTGTATTCTTTTGATTGTAAGCCTGAAAATGTCTTAGCAGGGGATGAGGCAGAGGAGTATTTTAATCATTGGTGGCTTGACGTATATTGTTTCGGAAAATATCCAACAATTACTTTAAATCGTTTAGAAAAGTTAAAGGTTATGCCAGAAATAACCAAAGAGGACTTACAGCTTTTAAGAGAAGCTAAGCCTGATTTTATAGGACTAAATTATTATCATGGTGGAACTGTTATGGCAAATGACAATGTAATTAGAGAAAACTTAGATAAAAAAGATCCTTATTTAGTTGAAAACAGTGAAGAAGATAAGGGATTTAAGTATATTTCTAACCCATTTCTTAAGAAAACGGAATGGAATTGGGAAATAGATCCACAAGGCTTAAGAATAGCTTTGAGAAGATTAACTAATAGATATAATTTACCAATTTTAATAACGGAAAATGGTATTGGAGCGGTTGATAGACTTGAAGAAGATGAAAGAATAAATGATGATTATAGAATAGAGTACTTAAAAGCACATGTGTTAGCCTGCAAAGAGGCTATTGATGATGGAGTACAGTTAATTGGTTATTTACCTTGGTCATTTACTGATTTGTTAAGTTGGCTTAATGGTTATAAAAAAAGGTATGGCTTTGTTTATATAAATAGAGATGAACATTCACAAAAGGATTTAAGAAGAATTAAAAAGAAAAGCTTTTATTGGTACAAGGACGTAATAGAGAAAAATAGTGACAATATTTATGGGAGGTAA
- the yicI gene encoding alpha-xylosidase, whose translation MKFTNGYWLIKEGYKIINPKVAYEIKIEDKKATIYAPCTTIENRGKTLDGGMITIEITSPLEDVLKVRIYHHAGYLKVGPYFEIEDKKLDLVCEESSLQVKIKSGNLCAKVDKENWRIGFYNKEKLITASLPGGIGYVTKGEEESYVKEELSIDVGELIYGLGERFTPFVKNGQSVDIWNADGGTGSEQSYKNIPFYVSNKGYGVFVNHPEKVSFEVASEKVSRVQFSVEGEYLEYFIINGPSLKKVIENYTTLTGKPALPPAWSFGLWLSTSFLTNYDEETVNSFIDGMKERDIPLDVFHFDCFWMKEFEWCNFKWDDRMFKNPEKMLKTIKSKGIKTCVWINPYIAQKSPLFNEAVENGYLLKRANGEVWQWDMWQAGMGVVDFTNPKATVWFQNKLEELVDMGVDAFKTDFGERIPTDVVYYDGSNAKKMHNYYTYLYNKTVFDLLKRKKGEKEAVLFARSATVGGQKFPVHWGGDCTSSYTSMAESLRGGLSFTLSGFGFWSHDIGGFENGTTADLYKRWTQFGLLSTHSRYHGSGEYKVPWIYDEEAVEVTRKFTKLKCSLMPYLYKNACETSETGVSMVRAMVLEFMEDEACSYLDRQYMLGDSLLVAPIFKESGRVRYYIPKGRWTNILTNKVLDGERWYEEEYDYMNLPLLARENSIITFGYIDSKAEYDYTKNPSFNIFELQEEKIAKSCIYNSLGVKKVLITAVKKDDEIKIATNGIKGEYSILLRNIKKVSRVSSGKWQSEADGVKIELSCDKLTIKL comes from the coding sequence ATGAAGTTTACTAACGGCTATTGGCTTATTAAAGAAGGATATAAAATAATAAATCCAAAGGTGGCTTATGAGATTAAGATAGAAGACAAAAAAGCTACTATTTACGCACCATGTACTACTATTGAAAATAGAGGGAAAACTTTAGATGGAGGAATGATAACAATAGAAATAACCTCTCCTTTAGAGGATGTTTTAAAGGTTCGCATATATCATCATGCTGGATACTTAAAGGTTGGACCTTATTTTGAAATAGAAGATAAAAAATTGGACTTAGTTTGTGAAGAGAGCTCTTTACAAGTGAAGATAAAATCGGGAAATTTATGCGCTAAGGTAGATAAAGAAAATTGGAGGATAGGTTTTTATAATAAAGAAAAGCTTATAACAGCTAGTCTGCCAGGAGGAATTGGATATGTAACAAAGGGTGAAGAGGAAAGTTATGTAAAGGAAGAACTTAGTATAGATGTTGGAGAACTCATATATGGATTAGGAGAAAGATTTACTCCATTTGTGAAAAATGGTCAATCAGTTGACATATGGAATGCAGATGGGGGAACCGGAAGTGAACAATCTTATAAGAACATACCTTTTTATGTTAGTAATAAAGGTTATGGAGTATTTGTAAATCATCCAGAAAAGGTTTCTTTTGAAGTTGCATCAGAAAAAGTATCAAGGGTGCAATTTTCTGTTGAAGGAGAGTATTTAGAGTATTTTATAATAAATGGACCTAGCTTGAAAAAAGTAATAGAGAACTATACAACCTTAACGGGTAAGCCAGCCCTTCCACCGGCTTGGAGCTTTGGACTATGGCTATCAACTTCTTTTCTTACAAATTACGATGAAGAAACTGTAAATAGTTTTATTGATGGAATGAAGGAAAGAGATATCCCTCTTGATGTATTTCATTTTGACTGTTTTTGGATGAAGGAATTTGAGTGGTGCAACTTTAAATGGGATGACAGGATGTTTAAAAATCCTGAAAAAATGCTTAAAACAATAAAGAGTAAAGGAATAAAGACTTGTGTTTGGATAAATCCATATATAGCTCAGAAATCTCCTTTATTTAATGAAGCAGTTGAAAATGGATATCTTCTTAAAAGAGCTAATGGAGAGGTATGGCAGTGGGATATGTGGCAAGCAGGAATGGGAGTTGTAGATTTTACTAACCCTAAGGCAACTGTATGGTTTCAAAATAAACTAGAAGAATTAGTAGATATGGGAGTAGATGCTTTTAAAACAGATTTTGGAGAAAGAATACCAACGGATGTAGTTTATTATGATGGCTCGAATGCAAAAAAAATGCACAATTATTATACTTATCTATACAATAAAACTGTTTTCGATTTGTTAAAAAGAAAAAAGGGTGAAAAAGAAGCAGTTTTATTTGCAAGATCAGCCACTGTAGGAGGACAAAAGTTTCCAGTTCATTGGGGTGGTGATTGTACTTCAAGCTATACTTCCATGGCAGAATCTCTAAGAGGAGGACTTTCCTTTACTCTAAGTGGCTTTGGTTTCTGGAGTCACGATATTGGAGGGTTTGAAAATGGAACTACAGCAGATTTATATAAGAGATGGACACAGTTCGGACTACTTTCCACTCATAGCAGATATCATGGAAGTGGTGAATACAAGGTTCCTTGGATATATGATGAAGAAGCTGTGGAGGTTACAAGAAAGTTTACAAAACTAAAGTGCAGTTTAATGCCTTATTTATATAAAAATGCATGTGAAACTTCTGAAACAGGTGTGTCTATGGTTAGAGCTATGGTGTTAGAGTTTATGGAGGATGAAGCTTGTTCATATTTGGATAGGCAATATATGCTTGGAGACAGTTTGCTTGTAGCACCTATATTTAAGGAAAGTGGTAGAGTTAGATATTATATTCCAAAAGGTAGATGGACAAATATCTTAACTAATAAAGTTTTAGATGGTGAAAGGTGGTATGAAGAAGAATATGATTATATGAATTTGCCTCTTTTAGCCAGGGAAAATTCTATAATAACCTTTGGGTATATAGATTCTAAAGCTGAATATGACTACACTAAAAATCCTTCATTTAATATATTTGAGTTACAGGAAGAAAAAATAGCTAAAAGCTGTATTTATAATAGTTTGGGTGTTAAAAAAGTTTTAATAACAGCAGTAAAAAAAGATGATGAAATAAAAATTGCAACTAATGGAATTAAGGGAGAATACAGTATACTTTTAAGAAATATTAAAAAGGTCTCAAGAGTATCCTCTGGCAAATGGCAGTCTGAAGCAGACGGGGTGAAAATAGAGTTAAGCTGTGATAAGCTTACAATTAAACTTTAA